One window of Papaver somniferum cultivar HN1 chromosome 9, ASM357369v1, whole genome shotgun sequence genomic DNA carries:
- the LOC113308208 gene encoding NDR1/HIN1-like protein 13 — protein MSGRIYHRSSFSSEEEADKHEEENQLVPANNYSQAIVPMYHKSVPTPGTYVVTLPKDQIYRIPPPENAHRFENYTRRNKNRPSNCCCVLFWILSLIILLGLLAAIASGIFYAIIQPKALEYSVEIFSIKGLNKNLTSSSSSGLKLSPEFDITVKSQNPNGKVSFYYLAGGSSVTVSYSKVELSSGEFKTFHQPANNATSIQMALKSTDGVEMSKETRTSLMDKLELGNIPFELDLNVPVKVKVGSLKTWTITLNVRCDVSTDKLTVNSTLVSNKCEVKATH, from the coding sequence TCCTTTTCAAGTGAAGAAGAGGCAGACAAACATGAAGAAGAAAACCAATTAGTCCCTGCCAATAATTATAGTCAAGCTATAGTTCCAATGTACCATAAAAGTGTTCCAACGCCTGGTACTTATGTTGTTACACTTCCTAAAGATCAAATTTACCGTATCCCACCACCGGAAAATGCTCACCGCTTCGAAAACTACACACGCAGGAACAAAAACCGTCCGAGTAATTGCTGTTGTGTTTTATTCTGGATTCTCAGCCTCATCATCCTTCTCGGTCTTCTAGCTGCCATCGCTTCAGGCATTTTCTACGCCATCATCCAGCCAAAGGCTTTAGAGTACTCGGTCGAGATTTTCTCCATCAAAGGCCTCAACAAGAACCTTACTTCTTCGTCATCGTCAGGTCTGAAACTCTCACCGGAGTTTGACATCACCGTCAAATCCCAAAATCCTAATGGGAAGGTAAGTTTTTATTACCTGGCGGGAGGAAGCTCAGTTACCGTTTCTTACTCTAAAGTTGAATTGTCAAGTGGTGAATTTAAAACATTTCACCAACCTGCAAATAATGCAACGTCTATTCAAATGGCGTTAAAAAGTACCGATGGAGTAGAGATGTCAAAAGAAACTCGTACTTCACTAATGGATAAACTGGAGCTGGGTAATATTCCATTTGAACTGGATTTGAACGTGCCTGTTAAGGTCAAGGTGGGTTCTCTCAAGACATGGACGATTACCCTTAACGTTCGTTGCGATGTTTCAACGGATAAGTTAACGGTCAATTCAACTTTGGTTTCTAACAAGTGTGAAGTTAAGGCAACGCATTAG